In Chryseobacterium camelliae, one DNA window encodes the following:
- a CDS encoding winged helix-turn-helix transcriptional regulator, producing MKTKFADEPVCSVDYAFKRIGGKYKGRIIYYLHLNNIMRYGELRRILTDVTPKMLTQTLRELENDMLLSRKVYHEVPPKVEYSLTETGRELIPFIEHLKQWGDRQIEKEKMNGITCQ from the coding sequence ATGAAAACAAAATTTGCTGATGAGCCGGTGTGCTCTGTAGATTACGCCTTCAAAAGAATCGGTGGGAAATACAAAGGAAGGATCATCTATTACCTTCATCTTAACAACATCATGCGCTACGGTGAACTGCGCAGGATACTTACAGATGTCACTCCAAAAATGCTGACGCAGACATTGCGCGAACTGGAAAATGATATGTTATTATCACGTAAAGTCTACCATGAAGTCCCGCCCAAAGTAGAATACAGCCTTACAGAAACGGGACGTGAACTGATTCCTTTTATTGAACATCTTAAGCAATGGGGAGACCGGCAGATTGAGAAAGAAAAAATGAATGGAATTACATGTCAATAG
- a CDS encoding zinc-dependent alcohol dehydrogenase family protein has product MRAIKVNNGYGLDQIEITDYPVPEVGADEVLVKVNAISLNQLDIMVAEGIFGTPLPHILGSDASGVVVQVGHSVKHFAVGDRICTHFIQDWQDGDLKAEYLKSRLGTDVNGVFSEYICLSERALVKIPDHMSFTEASTLPIAALVAWEAVVNTVGIKPGQSLLVQGTGGASVFALQIAKMIGAKVIITSGSDEKLEVARKLGADITVNYRRYPEWQHRILELTDGEGADVAVEMSWAELNKTAEVVKLNGKIAVVGLLGGQFAELSAFPVLQKSLTIHGVQVGSRTSFEDMIRAFGVNAIRPYIDRVFPVEDIAEAMKYFRNGKHIGKVVLTF; this is encoded by the coding sequence ATGAGAGCAATTAAAGTAAACAACGGATATGGATTGGATCAGATCGAAATTACTGATTATCCTGTTCCTGAAGTAGGAGCAGACGAAGTGCTGGTAAAGGTGAATGCCATTTCTCTGAATCAGCTCGATATCATGGTTGCGGAAGGGATATTCGGAACTCCGCTGCCGCACATTCTGGGGTCTGATGCTTCAGGCGTGGTAGTACAGGTTGGACATTCTGTAAAGCACTTTGCCGTAGGTGACCGTATCTGTACCCACTTTATTCAGGACTGGCAGGATGGTGACCTTAAAGCTGAGTACCTTAAAAGCAGGTTGGGAACGGATGTAAATGGCGTGTTTTCAGAATATATCTGCCTTAGTGAGCGGGCTCTGGTTAAAATTCCAGACCACATGAGCTTCACAGAAGCATCGACACTACCTATTGCAGCTCTTGTTGCCTGGGAAGCTGTAGTGAACACAGTCGGCATCAAACCGGGCCAGAGCTTATTGGTACAGGGAACCGGCGGGGCTTCTGTTTTTGCTTTACAGATAGCGAAAATGATAGGTGCTAAAGTAATCATCACTTCAGGATCAGATGAAAAGCTTGAAGTTGCCCGGAAACTCGGTGCAGATATCACAGTCAACTACCGGCGGTACCCGGAATGGCAGCATCGGATCCTTGAGCTGACTGATGGGGAAGGTGCAGATGTTGCCGTAGAGATGTCCTGGGCTGAGCTGAATAAAACTGCTGAAGTCGTAAAACTGAATGGTAAAATTGCTGTAGTCGGGTTGCTGGGAGGTCAGTTTGCAGAATTATCTGCTTTTCCGGTGCTCCAGAAAAGCCTGACTATTCATGGGGTTCAGGTGGGTTCCAGAACATCGTTTGAAGATATGATCCGTGCATTTGGCGTGAATGCCATCAGACCTTATATAGACCGGGTATTTCCTGTCGAAGATATTGCTGAAGCTATGAAATATTTCAGGAACGGAAAGCATATCGGTAAAGTGGTACTTACTTTTTAA